One segment of Scyliorhinus torazame isolate Kashiwa2021f chromosome 14, sScyTor2.1, whole genome shotgun sequence DNA contains the following:
- the LOC140389114 gene encoding zinc-binding protein A33-like gives MASPDLTQELTCPICLEIFTQPVSLECGHHFCSSCISQSWQKVPGDVSCPQCRQVFTQRNVRPALTLNNIVERFRELKVKVTQPQEEFYCQEHEEKLKLFCEDEHKAICLVCGMSRAHKTHSVIPIKEAAQIYKNKLETSLETLQKQMDLSLHSKREREDGILHMKAEVDRLRNEINSEFEKMHKFLFEKEELLKAELETKSNKIIEEMQQNLTKTMDELSSLEGAIRDLKSRLGVQEAPEFLKDIQDLLTSSWAEESGDAPSPSVHVSSFTPVFLTVTASQSCSLPVPASLTLDPETAHNKLIISQDLTSVRHGNEEQDLPDHPGRFNEYLYVLSSQSFTSGRHYWEVGLGHKPLWIVGVCRESVNRKGKIIPSPENGFWVIARSPDCKSLKIPDVISQRKVKPRKLGIYLDYEGGQVSFYDAEDMSHLYTFTDTFTEKLYPIFNPCNHQSGDNPDPLTLLTG, from the exons ATGGCGTCTCCAGATCTCACACAGGAACTAACCTGTCCCATCTGTCTGGAGATATTCACCCAGCCGGTGTCTCTGGAATGTGGACATCATTTCTGCAGCTCCTGCATCTCTCAGAGTTGGCAGAAGGTCCCGGGCGATGTTTCCTGCCCCCAGTGTCGACAGGTCTTCACCCAGAGGAACGTCAGGCCCGCTCTCACCCTGAATAACATCGTGGAGAGGTTCAGAGAGCTGAAGGTGAAGGTGACACAGCCACAGGAGGAGTTTTACTGTCAGGAACACGAAGAGAAGCTGAAACTCTTCTGTGAAGATGAACACAAAGCGATCTGTCTGGTGTGTGGGATGTCCAGAGCTCATAAGacgcacagtgtgatcccaataAAGGAGGCAGCCCAGATATACAAG AACAAGTTAGAAACATCATTGGAAACTCTGCAGAAGCAAATGGACCTCAGTCTCCACAGTAAAAGAGAACGAGAGGATGGGATTTTACACATGAAG GCTGAAGTTGACAGACTGAGAAATgaaatcaacagtgaatttgaaaAGATGCACAAGTTCCTGTTTGAGAAGGAGGAGCTGCTGAAAGCAGAGTTGGAGACAAAAAGCaataaaataatagaggaaatgcaGCAGAATTTAACCAAAACCATGGATGAATTGTCTTCTCTTGAAGGAGCAATAAGAGATCTAAAATCGAGGCTGGGGGTACAAGAGGCCCCAGAGTTCCTCAAG GATATTCAGGACCTGTTGACGAG TTCCTGGGCTGAGGAAAGTGGTGATGCCCCATCACCGTCTGTACACGTCTCGTCATTCACTCCTGTTTTTCTCACAGTAACAGCTTCCCAATCATGTTCTCTTCCAGTTCCAGCAAGTCTCACCCTGGACCCGGAGACAGCACACAACAAACTCATCATTTCCCAGGATCTGACTAGTGTGAGGCACGGAAATGAGGAGCAAGATCTCCCTGATCATCCGGGAAGATTTAATGAATACTTGTATGTTTTGAGCTCCCAGAGTTTCACATCAGGGAGACACTACTGGGAGGTGGGTCTTGGACACAAACCTCTCTGGATTGTGGGTGTCTGCAGAGAGTCTGTCAACAGGAAAGGAAAGATCATTCCTTCACCTGAGAATGGATTCTGGGTCATCGCCCGGTCTCCTGACTGCAAATCATTGAAAATCCCAGATGTCATCTCCCAGCGGAAAGTGAAACCCCGGAAGTTGGGAATTTACCTGGATTATGAGGGAGGACAGGTGTCATTTTACGATGCTGAGGACATGTCTCACCTGTACACCTTCACTGACACATTCACCGAGAAACTCTACCCCATCTTTAATCCTTGTAATCATCAGTCTGGTGATAACCCTGACCCactcacactgctcactgggtaa
- the LOC140389115 gene encoding zinc-binding protein A33-like: MASPDLTQELTCPICLEIFTQPVTLECGHHFCSSCISQSWQKVPGDVSCPQCRQVFTQRNIRPALTLSNVVERFREQKVKVTQPQEEFYCQEHEEKLKLFCEDEHKAICLVCGMSRAHKTHSVIPIKEAAQIYKNKLETSLETLQKQMDLSLHSKREREDGILHMKDIQDLLMRSQMEFHKPGTVSTQLPADIAGEPVKYINLWREMRAVISPVPASLTLDPVTANNQLIISQELTIVKFGNEQQSRFYNPERFSTYMYVLSSQSFTSGRHYWEVGLGHKPYWVVGVCRESVNRKANITHSPENGFWVIARLADCKSLKIPDVISQLKVKPRKLGIYLDYEGGQVSFYDAEDMSHLYTFTDTFTEKLYPAFNPCRNNSDPLTLLTG; this comes from the exons ATGGCATCTCCAGATCTCACACAGGAACTAACCTGTCCCATCTGTCTGGAGATATTCACCCAGCCGGTGACTCTGGAATGTGGACATCATTTCTGCAGCTCCTGCATCTCTCAGAGTTGGCAGAAGGTCCCGGGCGATGTTTCCTGCCCCCAGTGTCGACAGGTCTTCACCCAGAGGAACATCAGGCCTGCTCTGACCCTGAGTAACGTCGTGGAGAGGTTCAGAGAGCAGAAGGTGAAGGTGACACAGCCACAGGAGGAGTTTTACTGTCAGGAACACGAAGAGAAGCTGAAACTCTTCTGTGAAGATGAACACAAAGCGATCTGTCTGGTGTGTGGGATGTCCAGAGCTCATAAGacgcacagtgtgatcccaataAAGGAGGCAGCCCAGATATACAAG AACAAGTTAGAAACATCATTGGAAACTCTGCAGAAGCAAATGGACCTCAGTCTCCACAGTAAAAGAGAACGAGAGGATGGGATTTTACACATGAAG GATATTCAGGACCTGTTGATGAG GAGTCAGATGGAGTTTCACAAGCCTGGAACTGTCTCCACTCAGTTACCTGCGGATATCGCTGGTGAACCAGTCAAATACATCAATCTGTGGAGGGAAATGAGGGCAGTGATTTCTCCAG TTCCAGCAAGTCTCACCCTGGACCCGGTGACAGCAAACAACCAGCTCATCATTTCCCAGGAACTGACTATTGTGAAGTTCGGAAATGAACAGCAAAGTCGATTTTATAATCCGGAAAGATTTAGTACATATATGTATGTGTTGAGCTCCCAGAGTTTCACATCAGGGAGACACTACTGGGAGGTGGGTCTTGGACACAAGCCTTACTGGGTTGTGGGTGTCTGCAGAGAGTCTGTCAACAGGAAAGCAAACATCACACATTCACCTGAGAATGGATTCTGGGTCATCGCCCGATTGGCAGACTGCAAATCATTGAAAATCCCAGATGTCATCTCCCAGCTGAAAGTGAAACCCCGGAAGTTGGGAATTTACCTGGATTATGAGGGAGGACAGGTGTCATTTTACGATGCTGAGGACATGTCTCACCTGTACACCTTCACTGACACATTCACCGAGAAACTCTACCCCGCCTTCAATCCCTGTCGTAATAACTCTgacccactgaccctgctcactgggTAA
- the LOC140389116 gene encoding E3 ubiquitin-protein ligase TRIM39-like, producing MASPDLTQELTCPICLEIFTQPVTLECGHHFCSSCISQSWQKVPGDVSCPQCRQVFTQSNVRPALTLINIVEKFRELKVKVTQPQEEFYCQEHEEKLKLFCEDEHKAICVVCGMSSAHKTHSVIPIKEAAQIYKNKLETSLETLQKQMDLSLHSKREREDGILHMKAEVDRLRNEINSEFEKMHKFLVEKEELLKAELERKSNKVFEEMEQNLNKTMAEMSSLEGAIRDLKSRLGVQEAPEFLKDIQDLLMRSQMVFHKPGTVSTQLPADIAGEPVKYIKVWREMRAAISPEPVWAAPVGLGVSTTAARPLPARESAGLPHRAARDRCRANHASAAQQRIACRRQGGVARFAPLPGILRPGPGLRESRPLSLSFHSSWAEESGDVPSPSVHVSSFTPVFLTVTASQSCSLPVPASLTLDPETAHNYLIISQDLTSVRFGNEKQARPDHLARFNKHLYVLSSQSFTSGRHYWEVGLGNKPYWIVGVCRESVNRKANITRSPENGFWVIARYPNCKSLKIPDVISQQKVKPRKLGIYLDYEGGQVSFYDAEDMSHLYTFTDTFTEKLYPIFNPCNDKSGDNLDSLTLLTG from the exons ATGGCGTCTCCAGATCTCACACAGGAACTAACCTGTCCCATCTGTCTGGAGATATTCACACAGCCGGTGACTCTGGAATGTGGACATCATTTCTGCAGCTCCTGCATCTCTCAGAGTTGGCAGAAGGTCCCGGGCGATGTTTCCTGCCCCCAGTGTCGACAGGTCTTCACCCAGAGCAACGTCAGGCCTGCTCTGACCCTGATTAACATCGTGGAGAAGTTCAGAGAGCTGAAGGTGAAGGTGACACAGCCACAGGAGGAGTTTTACTGTCAGGAACACGAAGAGAAGCTGAAACTCTTCTGTGAAGATGAACACAAAGCGATCTGTGTGGTGTGTGGGATGTCCAGCGCACATAAGacgcacagtgtgatcccaataAAGGAGGCAGCCCAGATATACAAG AACAAGTTAGAAACATCATTGGAAACTCTGCAGAAGCAAATGGACCTCAGTCTCCACAGTAAAAGAGAACGAGAGGATGGGATTTTACACATGAAG GCTGAAGTTGACAGACTGAGAAATgaaatcaacagtgaatttgaaaAGATGCACAAGTTCCTGGTTGAGAAGGAGGAGCTGCTGAAAGCAGAGTTGGAGAGAAAAAGCAATAAAGTGTTCGAGGAAATGGAGCAGAATTTAAACAAAACCATGGCTGAAATGTCTTCTCTTGAAGGAGCAATAAGAGATCTAAAATCGAGGCTGGGGGTACAAGAGGCCCCAGAGTTCCTCAAG GATATTCAGGACCTGTTGATGAG GAGTCAGATGGTGTTTCACAAGCCTGGAACTGTCTCCACTCAGTTACCTGCGGATATCGCTGGTGAACCAGTCAAATACATCAAAGTGTGGAGGGAAATGAGAGCAGCGATTTCTCCAG AGCCGGTGTgggcggcgccggtgggactcggcgtttccacgacggccgctcggcccctcccggcccgagaatcggcgggcctgcCGCATAGAGCGGCTCGCGACCGATGCcgagccaaccacgccagcgccgctcagcagagaatcgcgtgccggcgtcaggggggcgtggcgcgattcgcaccgctcccggggattctccggccaggccccgggctgagagaatcccgtcctctGTCCCTGAGCTTCCACAGTTCCTGGGCTGAGGAAAGTGGTGATGTCCCATCACCGTCTGTACACGTCTCGTCATTCACTCCTGTTTTTCTCACAGTAACAGCTTCCCAATCATGTTCTCTTCCAGTTCCAGCATCTCTCACCCTGGACCCGGAGACGGCACACAACTATCTCATCATTTCCCAGGATCTGACTAGTGTGAGGTTCGGAAATGAGAAGCAAGCTCGACCTGATCATCTGGCAAGATTTAATAAACACTTGTATGTTTTGAGCTCCCAGAGTTTCACATCAGGGAGACACTACTGGGAGGTGGGTCTTGGAAACAAGCCTTACTGGATTGTGGGTGTCTGCAGAGAGTCTGTCAACAGGAAAGCAAACATCACACGTTCACCTGAGAATGGATTCTGGGTCATCGCCCGGTATCCTAACTGCAAATCATTGAAAATCCCGGATGTCATCTCCCAGCAGAAAGTGAAACCCCGGAAGTTGGGAATTTACCTGGATTATGAGGGAGGACAGGTGTCATTTTACGATGCTGAGGACATGTCTCACCTGTACACCTTCACTGACACATTCACCGAGAAACTCTACCCCATCTTTAATCCTTGTAATGATAAGTCTGGTGATAACCTTGATTCactcacactgctcactgggtaa